DNA sequence from the Rhizoctonia solani chromosome 10, complete sequence genome:
TCTTCACATCTGGGCTCCGCTTCTCTCCTAGCCACCCCAACACCCAGTGGTATATATCATTCTGACCAATGGTCTCCAGTTTTCCAAATGCATCTTTGACAGAAGATATCTCTTCCAAGGTGATAGGTGTCTTGGTTACTTGAATAATTGTGGGGATACGCTCATCGGTCTGGTCGTGTTTGGGAAGAGTGCCTAAAACGGAGATTGAGTGACTGAGCGGATCTGATGAAGATTGCAACATTATTAACGAAGGGAGTCTCTGAGGAACTTTCTCACCTTCATTGAGTACACGATCCAGCTTGAAGAGTTTGAGGCGTTCAGTGTTGATCGACATTAATATGTGATGATCAACGCAGTCGCTTCTGAGTTGCTATAATTGGCGACAGTTAGAAGGGCTCATAGGACGACCAAATAGTCGCAAATACCCTAGGCACACAAATTAAATGCACCACTAGACACTTTAAGCACCACCACAACTTCAAAAGTGGTGAGCAAGTTCGGGCGAATGCAGCCAAGCAGCAAAAATTCTGACTGCGCAGGGGATACTAACGTCTGACAATAAAATACACAAGCTTTTGAGACAATTTTAGGCCGAGTCAAGGGGAGAAATCGGCCACCGCTTTTTGAAATAGTGGTGGTGCTCAAGGTGCCTACTATCTACACACCGTCTTGGACAAAATCATCGCTGCGAACAATAAATTTTGTGCTGCGCTAGGAAAATAATCCAGAGGGTACTTATTGATTCAGGAATCTTTTGCGCGAAATTAAAAGAGAAGCCTTATGTGACGTGTAACATGCATTTTCACTCCTATAGCCATTACGCCATACTAAAAGAACCAGAAGTAGCAAGTTTATATTTTAAGAGTCTTTGTGTATCAATACGTATAAATTACGTGCTAATATGTGTCTTGTTTGATGAGTATAGGGAAGAAGCGTTAATTCCGGTAGAAGGGCTTCAAGCGCTAACCGAACTACATACCGCGACACCTTACTTGACGAATTGATCGCATCGAGCAACTTATTTTAAACTGAACTTGATATATACCACTACTACCTAGCTGGTTCTCTTCAAATGGATGTTGAAGCGGAGCTTATTCCATCGCTACAGGTGAAACTACAGGAATCCAAAACAACAACAGAATGGTTCAGAAATCGGTCTAGGTGCAACGTTAGCAACAGGCTCCCGCCAGAGCTATTATCGCGTGTTTTTCATCTAGCCCTCGATAACCATTTTTGCGCCAAAAACTATTATTGCGGCACAGAAACAAGGGCAGATTCGGTCTATCCAATAGTATTGTCTCAGGTTTGCTCTTACTGGCGCGGGGTTGCGTTCAGCACTCCCGTTCTATGGGCGCACATTGATTTGTCTACTTCGACCACCCTAAATCAACTACGCCTCAACCGTCTTGCGAAACTGCATCTGGATCTTGCCTGCGGAATACCGCTAAACCTTCACGTGTTCGACTCGAGAAAATATCCTATGTCTCCCTTCAGCCCATGTGATCCTCTGCACAGTCTCATCGTTCAACTATCAGGTCGTGCCTATTCATTAAATCTAGATGCTGGCCAGGATTACGACTGCGCTATTCACGGTGGTATTCTATCGGCCCTATTTGAGGGTGCTGTAGCTGGAAGACTTGCAACAATAACGATGAGCCACGAAGATATTTACCACTCAGTTATCAAAGGGAAAGATCATATCGGTGCCGACCCAGAAGACGTTAGGGTAAACCTGCTCACGGAGCAGCTTGAAGAAATATTATCCGGTGTCGTCGCCTTACATCTTAACCGCATCTACCCTCAGTGGAATAGTCGTGCATTTCATGGTCTCGTGGAACTCCGCCTAAGAGGCATGTATTCATCGGTCTACATTAAAGAAGCAGAATTTGTAGGCATTCTGCGATTAAGCCCTGGGCTACGTATCCTTGAGCTGGGAGTTGAGATCGACGACCCGCTTCCGACCAATACGCGAGTGACTGGGGTACCCCTAGAGAGCCTGGAGATACTCGACCTGTCTGGAACGAGATGCTATTGGCATGCTATCATACTCCGGTGGCTCAATCCCGGGTCAAACCCACTTCAGTTCAAGTTATATCGAGGGACATGCGAGAATCTGGAGACAAAAATCAGTCTGGGTCCGTTCTTATCACGGTCCCACATCACTAGGGTGTTCGAAACAGGCTTAAAGCTCTTACACATCCTCGATCTACTTGAATTGTGCCCAAATCTTCAAGAAATGGTTGTATCCTGGGTGAACGCTTGTGCAACAGACCCTCTACAAATAGAAGATACTGGTCGTATAAGTTTGACTCGCTTGGAGTGCCTGTATGTTACTGGCAAATCGGTTCAGGTAGAGGACATTATCGCACTAATGAATGTTCCCACATTCACGGTCAAAACAGCCGTGTTTTACGATTGCATCCTCCTTGACGGGGGCATCCGTATCCCGATAGACCAACAACTCTACGGGgtcccgaaaatctcgggagcgctccgagactcgctattgtcggcgagcactccggAGCGTCTACTATGACGCTCAgaagtgctcgtggagtgctctcgagtgctcgccgagcaatccggatccgtcggatcctaacgaggaggttcccaaaaccggagcactctaGAGCGCTCCAGAGTTTTTAGGGACCCCGTAGAGAAGAGACGCAACTTGAGGAATTGCGTCGAAGCAATCCAGACGTCACGTGCATTTGGTGGACGAACGTATCGAGTCCAGTCGAAAGCTGGAACAGATCGAATCGACGCGATGAAGGCCACGTATGACATAGAATTTATGAGCGTCGCGGAAGCAGACAACACCTTTGACATGTCTTGACTCGCAGTCCAATCTATCTCATTATATGCGCACTTTTAATCAAGTACAAATGACTTCATATTTGAGACAGTAAATACAGTAGCAAAAAGGAACACAAATAGGACAGAACGGAAGCTGATGGAAAATGCTTGTATATAAGGATGGTGAAAATTTAAAAGGATGGATGGAAGCAAAAAGCTGCAAATGAAAATGGTCAAAAGTGTCAAAAATGTCTCAAGTTGAGAATGCATATGCATTGAGAATGTGTATATGCTGTAGTGGTCAGCCCTGCAACAAGCCTCCAATAACATTCCTTGCCACCTTCCCTGCCTCCAGGTTTATCATTTATGCAAATCCAAATAGTTTTCCAATCCATGTCATCAGATTTGTTGCCTCCATCACTTTTGACCCCTCCATTTCTACCTCAGCCCTGTCCCTTCCTTTCTCTCCCTCCCACTGCACCTTCTGTCCTTGCTTCCACAATCCTTTGCTCCCTGATGTCTCTTCCTTCAGTCCCCAACTCCACTTTCCTAGTTGCTCCTCTTCCCACCTGTCCTCCCACCTCTTGTACTCTTCCTTGCTGTCCACTGTCTCCTTTGATTTCTCTGCCATCTTTGTTCCCTCCACATCCCAAGTCTTGTCCACCTTTGTGTCCACAGTTGACTACACACTTCCTGCCATAAGGAACTGATATCCTGTCTCCTTTTGAGCCAACCAAGCAGTCTTCTCAAACTTCTTCTATCCATGTGGGTACCACAGCTTCATGTTTTGAGTATGCTCCACAATATACCACAGCACATTGCCCATGTCTATCCCTGCCTTCCACCCCACAAGCTGCTGCTTTTCCCATTTGTCCTCCCACTCCTTCAGCTTCCTCTGCATCTCCAGCTCCAGTTGACTGTCCACTGCCTTTGGTTTGTTTGCATTCTCTGTTGATGTTGCTGCAGCCAAAGCCACCATCTTGGTGGTGGTGTAGacacacacatatacctggaatttattccaattttctcaattttaaacaaacaTAAATGGACaagtttttcaatcacatgaccttggcacttatgTCATACCCTAAGTGCCTTGCCATGTCCCCTCCACTGCTTAGTCagccacatagccacctccacctatgacattacaggtgacacatatgcatgggTAAGGCCACTGATGGAGTGggcttcttattggataCAGTACTTGTAATTAGCATAGCCTCACTGTAATATATgaggtgttgtacaccactgtaaggtgggtacacactggTAAAggcaggtgcttaaggctgtactactacaagcagaacttatgtaatctatcTGATAggctgttgtacaccactgtaaggtgggtacttgctaatggattgggcgcttgtggccgtactactagtacactgcttatgtaatctacttatttaaggctatactaacaacgcttaaggcgtccTACTGGTAACTTCTGAcagcaaaggggcctgaggcctgggaggtgtgataagTGAATATAGGGAGTAAGTGTTAATGCTACTgagggccagctacttagctggctggctaccttctctaatgagtaagagacaaggtaaaatcaacttggggtttccaagcaatttcccttgtgtataaatacacaagagaactatctacaggtggtcaaagcttgtgagaaaagaagtaaagatatgaaaaaggaagtGTGCTGTGGACTGTGTGGGAGCATGGATTatccctaagcgcccttggcacggcatcttggcgcggcatctcagcataataagcgccaagatcacgtggtTGAAAAACAAAGGATACAAGgtttggaaaaaatactataaatatca
Encoded proteins:
- a CDS encoding F-box-like domain protein, with the protein product MSPFSPCDPLHSLIVQLSGRAYSLNLDAGQDYDCAIHGGILSALFEGAVAGRLATITMSHEDIYHSVIKGKDHIGADPEDVRVNLLTEQLEEILSGVVALHLNRIYPQWNSRAFHGLVELRLRGMYSSVYIKEAEFVGILRLSPGLRILELGVEIDDPLPTNTRVTGVPLESLEILDLSGTRCYWHAIILRWLNPGSNPLQFKLYRGTCENLETKISLGPFLSRSHITRVFETGLKLLHILDLLELCPNLQEMVVSWVNACATDPLQIEDTGRISLTRLECLYVTGKSVQVEDIIALMNVPTFTVKTAVFYDCILLDGGIRIPIDQQLYGVPKISGALRDSLLSASTPERLL